In Salinirussus salinus, the following proteins share a genomic window:
- a CDS encoding PAS domain S-box protein produces the protein MSTDPVRVLHVDDEPDFAELAAEYLERENERLEVTTATAAAEGLDRLAERPVDCVVSDYDMPGLDGIEFLETVREEHPDLPFILFTGKGSEEIAAEAVRAGATDYLQKSSGTDQYALLANRVTNAAEKYAAEREVHETHRRFRKLLEGSADYVHILEPDGTITYVSPAVERVLGYEPAEVLGENALEYVHTDDRGRVTGSLDEVLAEPGAEATVEIRVRHAGGEWRWVEVRARNLLEDPDIEGIVANARDVTDRRESQATADWHRAILENLGEGVYVHDADYRLQFASHRVDGVPPSAEDWVGRPVSYLAETGVLSEDDVAAIEDGIDEVIAGEREEVRLEVGPAYPDETEAVELHLRPLPSPGGDDVVLGTTRDVTDRRRRATRLEALHDVTREMVVAGTHDAVAETAVEATEDILGLTQAVVFRYDEDRDALVPAAARVEDGTLDAEVPELERSEGVAWRVYETGETAVLESGEWRREAYAPDFPVESELLVPLGEYGVLAAGSTTRREFDDQTVSLAEILAANLRAAFTQVDRARELEEYERLVETMGDSVYSIDLDGEYIRVNETFEQLTGYEADRLLAEGPELVLDDEGIGQFEDAIRRLLQEGRGIETVETDLHTADGHTVPVEANLTLLPAEEGGYRGTVGVIRDITERREREQELERYETIVRAFPDEVYTLDTEGHLTSVIPPAGSETTTTGYDPEELVGRHVSTVMPEEDIERAEERIRELLASDSARTVSFEMHTVTRDGERIPNENHIALLPAESGGFRGTVGVLRNIADRKRHERELRRQNDRLEKFASVVSHDLRNPLNVASARLELAREDCDSPHLDDVERAHGRMNRLIEALLSLAREGEVPESVEELSLEDVAEQCWAHVDTGEATLVVETDRTVSAEGTRLRQLLENLVRNSVEHAGDGPVTVRVGDLPDGFYVEDDGPGIPPDHREHVFELGYSTAEGGTGLGLNIVEEIAHAHGWAVEVTEGGDGGARFEFTGVS, from the coding sequence ATGAGCACCGACCCAGTCCGGGTTCTGCACGTGGACGACGAACCGGACTTCGCGGAGCTGGCGGCGGAGTACCTCGAACGGGAGAACGAGCGGCTCGAGGTGACGACGGCGACGGCTGCCGCGGAGGGGCTCGACCGGCTGGCCGAGCGGCCGGTCGACTGCGTCGTCTCCGACTACGACATGCCCGGGCTGGACGGTATCGAGTTCCTGGAGACGGTCCGCGAGGAGCATCCGGACCTCCCCTTCATCCTCTTCACGGGGAAGGGAAGCGAGGAGATCGCGGCGGAGGCGGTGCGGGCCGGGGCGACCGACTACCTCCAGAAGAGCTCCGGAACCGACCAGTACGCCCTGCTGGCCAACCGGGTGACCAACGCGGCCGAGAAGTACGCCGCCGAGCGCGAGGTCCACGAGACCCACCGCCGGTTCAGGAAGCTCCTGGAGGGGTCGGCGGACTACGTCCACATCCTCGAGCCGGACGGGACTATCACGTACGTCTCCCCGGCCGTCGAGCGCGTGCTCGGGTACGAGCCCGCGGAGGTACTCGGCGAGAACGCCCTGGAGTACGTCCACACCGACGACCGGGGAAGAGTCACCGGGAGCCTCGACGAGGTCCTCGCCGAGCCGGGCGCCGAGGCGACCGTCGAAATACGCGTCCGGCACGCCGGCGGCGAGTGGCGGTGGGTGGAGGTCCGGGCCCGGAACCTCCTCGAAGACCCCGACATCGAGGGGATCGTCGCCAACGCCAGGGACGTCACCGACCGCCGGGAGAGCCAGGCGACGGCGGACTGGCACCGGGCGATCCTCGAGAACCTCGGGGAAGGCGTCTACGTCCACGACGCCGACTACCGGCTGCAGTTCGCCAGCCACCGGGTCGACGGCGTCCCGCCCTCGGCCGAGGACTGGGTCGGCCGCCCGGTGTCGTACCTGGCGGAGACGGGCGTGCTCTCCGAGGACGACGTCGCCGCGATCGAGGACGGGATCGACGAGGTCATCGCCGGCGAGCGCGAGGAGGTCCGGCTGGAGGTCGGACCCGCCTACCCGGACGAGACGGAGGCCGTCGAACTCCACCTCCGCCCGCTGCCCTCGCCGGGCGGGGACGACGTCGTCCTGGGCACCACGCGGGACGTCACCGACCGGCGGCGTCGGGCCACCCGGCTCGAGGCGCTACACGACGTCACCCGCGAGATGGTCGTGGCAGGGACCCACGACGCCGTCGCCGAGACCGCGGTGGAGGCGACCGAGGACATTCTCGGGCTGACCCAGGCTGTCGTCTTCCGCTACGACGAGGACCGCGACGCGCTCGTGCCAGCGGCCGCGCGGGTCGAAGACGGGACACTCGACGCGGAGGTCCCCGAACTGGAGCGCAGCGAGGGCGTCGCCTGGCGGGTCTACGAGACGGGAGAGACGGCCGTGCTCGAGAGCGGCGAGTGGCGCCGGGAAGCCTACGCCCCCGACTTCCCGGTCGAGAGCGAACTGCTCGTTCCGCTGGGGGAGTACGGCGTGCTGGCCGCCGGGTCGACGACCCGCCGGGAGTTCGACGACCAGACGGTCAGCCTCGCCGAGATCCTCGCCGCGAACCTGAGGGCGGCGTTCACGCAGGTCGACCGGGCCCGCGAACTCGAGGAGTACGAGCGCCTCGTCGAGACGATGGGCGACAGCGTCTACTCCATCGACCTCGACGGGGAGTACATCCGCGTCAACGAGACGTTCGAGCAGCTGACGGGCTACGAAGCCGACCGGCTACTGGCGGAGGGGCCGGAACTCGTCCTCGACGACGAGGGGATCGGGCAGTTCGAGGACGCGATCCGGCGACTCCTCCAGGAGGGACGAGGTATCGAGACCGTCGAAACCGACCTCCACACCGCCGACGGCCACACCGTTCCCGTCGAGGCGAATCTGACCCTGCTCCCGGCGGAGGAGGGTGGATACCGCGGCACCGTCGGCGTCATCCGCGACATCACCGAGCGGCGGGAACGCGAGCAGGAACTGGAGCGGTACGAGACAATCGTCCGCGCCTTCCCCGACGAGGTGTACACGCTCGACACCGAGGGGCACCTGACGTCGGTCATCCCGCCGGCCGGCTCGGAGACGACGACGACGGGGTACGACCCCGAGGAGCTCGTGGGTCGACACGTCTCGACAGTCATGCCCGAGGAGGACATCGAGCGGGCCGAGGAGCGGATCCGCGAGCTGCTGGCGTCGGACTCCGCGCGGACGGTGTCCTTCGAGATGCACACCGTCACCAGGGACGGCGAGCGGATCCCCAACGAGAACCACATCGCCCTGCTGCCGGCCGAGAGCGGCGGATTCAGAGGGACTGTCGGAGTGTTACGGAACATCGCCGACCGCAAGCGACACGAACGCGAGCTCCGCCGGCAGAACGACCGGCTGGAGAAGTTCGCGAGCGTCGTCTCCCACGACCTCCGGAACCCGCTGAACGTCGCCAGCGCCCGGCTCGAACTGGCGAGGGAGGACTGTGACAGCCCCCACCTCGACGACGTCGAGCGCGCTCACGGGCGGATGAACCGGCTGATCGAGGCCCTGCTCTCGCTGGCCCGCGAGGGGGAAGTCCCCGAGAGCGTCGAGGAGCTCTCGCTTGAAGACGTCGCCGAGCAGTGCTGGGCACACGTCGACACCGGCGAGGCGACGCTGGTCGTCGAGACGGACCGGACCGTCAGTGCCGAGGGGACGCGGCTCCGGCAGCTCCTCGAGAACCTCGTCCGCAACAGCGTCGAACACGCCGGGGACGGACCGGTAACTGTCCGGGTCGGCGACCTCCCGGACGGCTTCTACGTCGAGGACGACGGCCCCGGGATCCCCCCCGACCACCGGGAACACGTCTTCGAACTCGGCTACTCCACGGCCGAGGGCGGGACCGGGCTCGGCCTCAACATCGTCGAAGAGATCGCCCACGCCCACGGCTGGGCGGTCGAGGTCACCGAGGGCGGCGACGGTGGGGCCCGCTTCGAGTTCACCGGCGTCTCGTAG
- a CDS encoding redoxin domain-containing protein, whose amino-acid sequence MPPTQGDVVPDFEAVCCDGETFRSRALSETLGSDGGLLVSTGFVFSAIAENWYKRFEGYGWGSESVPLVGISRDGPYAQNEFLRGNDLPFRLFADVSGGVSETLGLLTDRHHMANVTTPRRSVFVLDADREVQYAHVADDWTSPLPREEIGEALEEL is encoded by the coding sequence ATGCCACCGACACAGGGAGATGTCGTTCCCGACTTCGAGGCGGTCTGCTGTGACGGGGAGACGTTCCGCTCGCGGGCGCTGTCGGAGACGCTCGGTTCGGACGGCGGGCTGCTGGTCTCGACGGGCTTTGTCTTCAGCGCCATCGCGGAGAACTGGTACAAGCGCTTCGAGGGGTACGGCTGGGGCTCGGAGTCGGTCCCCCTCGTGGGCATCAGCCGGGACGGCCCCTACGCACAGAACGAGTTCCTCCGGGGGAACGACCTCCCGTTCAGACTGTTCGCGGACGTGAGCGGCGGGGTCTCGGAGACGCTCGGGCTGCTGACCGACCGCCACCACATGGCCAACGTCACGACGCCGCGACGCTCGGTGTTCGTCCTCGACGCCGACCGCGAGGTCCAGTACGCCCACGTCGCCGACGACTGGACCAGCCCGCTGCCACGGGAGGAGATCGGGGAGGCACTCGAGGAGCTCTGA
- a CDS encoding cupin domain-containing protein, with product MEYEVLDTEDVDVTDLSDVEEVPPDLDIRPVGDLLGLEEMNLAIWYFEPGEGIGYHAHSEQEELYYVLEGEFSLKLGRSGETETREVGPGAFWAAGPEVGHGHRYLGDDRGAVLAIGAPPVEDPGLDPHDL from the coding sequence ATGGAGTACGAAGTACTCGACACGGAGGACGTGGACGTGACCGACCTCTCGGACGTAGAGGAGGTGCCGCCGGACCTGGACATCCGGCCGGTCGGCGACCTGCTCGGGCTCGAGGAGATGAACCTCGCCATCTGGTACTTCGAACCGGGCGAAGGGATCGGTTACCACGCCCACTCGGAGCAGGAGGAGCTGTACTACGTCCTCGAAGGGGAGTTCTCGCTGAAGCTGGGCCGCTCGGGCGAGACCGAGACCCGCGAGGTCGGGCCGGGAGCCTTCTGGGCCGCGGGCCCGGAGGTCGGCCACGGTCACCGCTACCTCGGTGACGACCGCGGGGCCGTCCTCGCCATCGGCGCCCCGCCGGTCGAGGACCCGGGGCTGGACCCGCACGACCTCTGA
- a CDS encoding NAD-dependent epimerase/dehydratase family protein, which translates to MSHALVVGGTRFIGRATVEELLESGYGVTVFNRGSHDNPFAADDRVDHLQGDRTASGDLGAAAALDPDIVVDCVAYKPREVRAATEAFADVDAYVYVSSGGAYGAEEVPKREGETALEGCSDEQATDDSPESYGPRKAEGDREVFAAAGRGVRAMSVRPTIVYGAHDYTGRFDYWVDRVVEHDRVLVPGDGDALWHLVAVENVARALRTVAEEGQPGAAYNVGDRRLFPLEEFVETAADAAGTEVETVTASPRELEGTAVDPDTIPYYRRYPHVLDTGRLASLGWTPVEAATAIRETVGATLERGPEPADGVPDPAEERRAIDAVTE; encoded by the coding sequence ATGAGCCACGCACTCGTCGTCGGCGGGACGCGCTTCATCGGACGGGCCACGGTCGAGGAACTGCTGGAGAGCGGCTACGGCGTGACTGTCTTCAACCGCGGCAGCCACGACAACCCCTTCGCAGCCGACGACCGCGTCGACCACCTCCAAGGGGACCGCACCGCGAGCGGGGACCTCGGGGCGGCCGCGGCGCTCGACCCCGACATCGTGGTCGACTGCGTCGCCTACAAACCCCGGGAGGTGCGGGCCGCCACGGAGGCGTTCGCCGACGTCGACGCCTACGTCTACGTCTCCTCGGGCGGCGCGTACGGCGCCGAGGAGGTCCCCAAACGCGAGGGCGAGACGGCGCTGGAGGGCTGCAGCGACGAGCAGGCGACCGACGACAGCCCGGAGAGCTACGGCCCGCGCAAGGCGGAGGGCGACCGGGAGGTGTTCGCGGCCGCCGGCCGGGGAGTCAGGGCGATGAGCGTCCGGCCGACCATCGTCTACGGCGCCCACGACTACACCGGCCGCTTCGACTACTGGGTCGACCGCGTGGTCGAACACGACCGCGTGCTCGTGCCCGGCGACGGGGACGCCCTGTGGCACCTGGTCGCCGTCGAGAACGTCGCCCGCGCGCTCCGGACGGTCGCGGAGGAGGGCCAGCCCGGCGCGGCGTACAACGTCGGCGACCGGCGGCTGTTCCCCCTGGAGGAGTTCGTGGAGACGGCCGCCGACGCCGCCGGGACCGAGGTCGAGACCGTCACCGCGAGCCCCCGGGAGCTGGAGGGGACGGCCGTCGACCCCGACACGATCCCCTACTACCGCCGGTACCCCCACGTCCTGGACACCGGGCGTCTGGCGTCGTTAGGCTGGACGCCCGTCGAGGCCGCGACGGCCATCCGGGAGACCGTCGGGGCGACTCTCGAGCGCGGGCCGGAGCCGGCCGATGGCGTGCCCGACCCGGCTGAAGAGCGGCGGGCTATCGACGCAGTTACGGAGTGA
- a CDS encoding glutaredoxin family protein — protein MTATLYRLEGCPWCEKVVDELDELGVDYESVWVEGLHSKRNEVKRVSGQRQVPVLVDEERGITMAESARILEYLEESYA, from the coding sequence ATGACAGCAACACTCTACAGGCTGGAGGGCTGTCCGTGGTGCGAGAAAGTCGTCGACGAGCTCGACGAGCTGGGCGTCGATTACGAGAGCGTCTGGGTGGAGGGACTCCACTCCAAGCGAAACGAGGTGAAACGCGTCTCCGGGCAGCGCCAGGTCCCGGTCCTCGTCGACGAGGAACGGGGGATCACGATGGCCGAGTCCGCCCGGATCCTCGAGTACCTCGAGGAAAGCTACGCCTGA